The genomic window CAGGGTTATGCTCCCCGCTACCTGTCATTCGTAAACATCGGCATGAAGATTGCTGTCCTGTTTAACGGGACAGAGAGCGGGCGGCCCCTCGCCTCCCTGACCTGTCTACAATTCGCTCCATGCCCGATTCGCTGCCGCACGTCATCACCTCGCTGCAAAATCCTCAGGTCAAACGGCTGGTGCGCCTGCGGACGCGGCGCGAGCGCGAGCGCGACGGCGTGATGCTCATCGAGGGCGCCCGTGAACTGATGCGGGCCGAGTCGGCGGGCGTGACGGTGCCCGAGCTGTTCGTCTGCCCCGAGCTGTTCAGCCCCGAGGCGCGCGAGCTGTTTCCCGAAGTGACGGGCGCGACGGAACTCAGCCGCGCCGCCTTCGAAAAAGTCAGCGGGCGCGAAAACCCAGACGGCGTGCTGGGCGTGGCTCCGCTGCCCGCACCGCGCCTACCCCAGCCAGGGGACGATACCGTGGTGGTTGTGCTGCACGGCCTGGAAAAACCCGGCAACGTGGGCGCCATCCTGCGGACCGCCGACGCTGCCGGGGCCGCCGGGGTGCTGGTGCTGGGGCGCGGTGCCGACCCCTACGGCCCCAACGTGATTCGGGCGAGTCAGGGCGCCGTGTTTAGCGTACCCACGGCGGTGCTGGGCGAGGACGCGGCGCTCGGCTGGCTGGCGGAACACAACTTTCGCACCGTCGCCTGCACGCCCGACGCCCCCGCCGACTACTGGGACACGCCGCTGACCGGGCGGGTGGCGCTGCTGCTCGGCACCGAGCACGCCGGGTTGCCCGCCGAGTGGCGCGCGGCTCATCAGGCGGTGCGGGTGCCGATGCACGGTCAGGCCGATTCGCTCAACGTGGCGACGGCGGCGGCGCTGGTGCTCTACGAGGCGTTGCGGCAACGGCGGCCTGCGGACGCTTGAGCCTGGGTGCTGCCCCTGAGCGGGTTCCCCGAATAATTTACCTAGAGCATTTGACATCTGGTGCTGGTTGACCCTCTACCAAGGGGAGAGGGCCTGCCGAAGGCAGGGGTGAGGGGTCGTTATTCCGTTAAATGCCCCAGACAGTTCAGGTCCGCTGAACACTTCCCGGAGCCTCCCGCGCCCGGGTGCCATACTGCCCCTGATGTCAGCTCCCTCCTCACCTGCGTCGCAAGACCCGTACCGCGACTGGCTCAGGACCCGTCTGGGCCGTGAATTCGGCGTGCGCGAAGCGGACCAACTGATTCAGGCGGCGGTGCAGCGCCGGGGTTGGCAGGCGGTGCGCGTGCTGGGGCCGCGTGACGTGGTGGCCGTGTTGCAAGACGTGTACCAGCGGATGCGCGACGAAAACGGCGAGAACCGCGCCGACCGCTGGCTTCAGGAAGCCTCGGTGGACCTCAACCGCCTTGCCGAGACGGTGCCGGTGCCGGTGGACACCCCCGAAGACGTGCTGCTGCGGCCCGCGCCGCGTCCCGTTGCGTGGGGCCGGCGCGCCCACGACCTGCCGCTGATGCTTGCGCGGGTGCACCACGAAATCGCCACCCGCAGCCTCGCCTCGATTCGCACCGACGCCGACCTCGCGCCGCTCGAACGCCTGCGCCGCGCCGCCGAGTGGGACGTGCAGGCGACCCAGGCCGAGGTCCGGCGCTGGGAAACCGAGGACATGCTCGCGCAGTTGCGCTCCCAGCACGCCCGCACCGAAGTGACCGATCAGGTCGCCTCGGCCCGCGCCCAGGTCGAACTGCTCGAACTGACGGTGCGCGAACTCGCCGCGCTGACCGGTGAACGCAGCTCCCCCGCCAAGCTGGCCCACAACCGCCTGATGCTCACGCAGACCCGCAGCTTTCTCGACGCTTTTGCGCCGCTGGTCAACGAGCAGGAGGCCGATCAACCGCTCACCATGCTCGACATCGACCTGCGCCACGCTCGTTACTCGCTGGGGGTGCCGC from Deinococcus radiodurans R1 = ATCC 13939 = DSM 20539 includes these protein-coding regions:
- a CDS encoding TrmH family RNA methyltransferase; this encodes MPDSLPHVITSLQNPQVKRLVRLRTRRERERDGVMLIEGARELMRAESAGVTVPELFVCPELFSPEARELFPEVTGATELSRAAFEKVSGRENPDGVLGVAPLPAPRLPQPGDDTVVVVLHGLEKPGNVGAILRTADAAGAAGVLVLGRGADPYGPNVIRASQGAVFSVPTAVLGEDAALGWLAEHNFRTVACTPDAPADYWDTPLTGRVALLLGTEHAGLPAEWRAAHQAVRVPMHGQADSLNVATAAALVLYEALRQRRPADA